A part of Nitrospinota bacterium genomic DNA contains:
- a CDS encoding tetratricopeptide repeat protein, whose protein sequence is MEDLSSLLEQGLKGLRSGHHEDAKASYKEAIRLKPDDAEAHYNLGSAYGNLGRYEEAVMAFKVAILLKPDLVGAHYNLGLAYHRIGNREGAVKEYNILKDLHGDTANELLGLINEG, encoded by the coding sequence ATGGAAGACCTTTCTTCGCTGCTAGAACAGGGGCTTAAGGGACTTCGTTCAGGGCATCACGAGGATGCAAAAGCGTCGTACAAGGAAGCGATTCGCCTTAAGCCTGACGATGCCGAGGCCCACTATAACTTGGGATCGGCTTACGGGAATCTTGGCCGCTACGAAGAAGCGGTGATGGCATTCAAGGTGGCGATACTTCTGAAGCCCGACCTTGTCGGGGCGCACTATAATTTGGGCCTAGCTTACCATAGAATCGGCAACCGAGAGGGCGCAGTGAAAGAGTATAACATTCTCAAAGACTTACATGGTGATACCGCCAACGAACTTCTTGGGCTGATTAACGAGGGTTAG